In Leptospira stimsonii, a single window of DNA contains:
- a CDS encoding LIC_10740 family protein has translation MNWQKIKESAIAIKDAAWEAIKAAGVKINLGYLWLFRTATEDGVSRRTLFLTYAWIGVVLFFTSFILAGHNPFVTLVPFSLYEVGNRDPRTEITIYGSDGERQVFPVRRKVLLEEDEFRHKTMTLIGEISESSYFDKAFASGKGEHYKNLKRLPEIQYAVKAIWKNGNTLILDFRKSTLQEILSGMKFRIDYTYVQQQMKEEDKQKEIARKKMALLDSTFIALEKTVFENFSDIQSVEYRLDGLPETIPGMEYSLNLAHKRN, from the coding sequence ATGAATTGGCAAAAAATTAAAGAATCTGCAATCGCGATCAAAGACGCGGCATGGGAAGCGATCAAGGCCGCCGGAGTAAAAATCAATCTCGGTTATCTCTGGTTGTTTCGCACGGCGACCGAAGACGGGGTTTCTCGAAGAACTCTTTTTCTTACCTACGCTTGGATCGGTGTCGTCTTATTCTTCACTTCTTTTATTCTCGCGGGTCACAATCCGTTCGTCACTCTTGTGCCCTTTTCCCTTTACGAAGTAGGCAACAGAGATCCAAGAACCGAGATCACAATCTACGGATCGGATGGCGAAAGACAAGTATTTCCGGTTCGGAGAAAAGTTCTTCTGGAAGAGGACGAGTTTCGTCATAAAACGATGACTCTTATCGGAGAGATCAGCGAATCTTCCTATTTCGATAAAGCGTTTGCTTCCGGTAAGGGAGAACATTATAAAAACCTAAAACGTCTTCCCGAAATTCAATACGCGGTCAAGGCGATCTGGAAAAACGGAAACACCTTGATTCTTGATTTTAGAAAGTCGACTTTACAGGAAATTCTTTCCGGAATGAAATTTCGAATCGATTATACTTACGTTCAACAACAGATGAAGGAAGAGGACAAACAAAAGGAAATCGCCCGAAAGAAGATGGCGCTTTTGGACTCCACGTTTATCGCCTTGGAAAAGACGGTTTTTGAAAACTTCTCGGACATTCAAAGCGTGGAATATCGACTCGACGGTCTTCCCGAGACTATTCCCGGAATGGAATATTCTCTCAATTTAGCGCACAAAAGGAACTGA
- a CDS encoding DUF2167 domain-containing protein → MKNKTIATFLMLLSFALYPQQNEEADQIVKNLKYQTGKIVLGDNLATLTVPPHFRYIDGKQSKLVLENVWGNPPGSEPLGMLFLKNETPTSANFTFAITIAFSEEGYIKDDDAKDMNYDDLLDEMKEDTKESNEERKKEGYQSVELVGWASPPFYDEKTKKLHWAKTLKFEGSEIDTLNYNIRMLGRKGVLVLNVIADIDKLPQVNQELDAIVNSTEFNEGSRYADFNPGLDTVAAYGIGGLIAGKVLAKAGIFALLLKFWKVIALAVIGGFGVIKKFFFGEKETPPPTDNTTNT, encoded by the coding sequence GTGAAAAATAAAACCATCGCAACGTTCTTGATGCTCCTCTCTTTTGCATTGTATCCACAGCAAAACGAAGAGGCGGATCAAATCGTCAAAAACCTAAAGTACCAAACCGGCAAAATCGTCTTAGGCGACAATCTCGCAACTCTGACGGTTCCACCTCATTTTCGTTATATCGACGGAAAACAAAGCAAACTCGTATTGGAAAACGTATGGGGAAACCCGCCCGGTTCCGAACCGCTTGGAATGTTATTCCTAAAAAATGAAACTCCGACCAGCGCGAACTTCACATTCGCAATCACGATCGCCTTTTCGGAAGAAGGTTATATCAAAGACGACGACGCCAAGGATATGAACTATGACGACCTTTTGGATGAGATGAAGGAAGATACGAAAGAATCCAACGAAGAACGAAAAAAAGAAGGCTATCAAAGCGTGGAGCTTGTCGGCTGGGCGTCTCCGCCTTTCTACGACGAAAAAACGAAAAAATTACACTGGGCCAAAACCCTCAAATTCGAAGGAAGCGAAATCGATACGCTCAATTACAATATTCGAATGTTGGGGAGAAAGGGAGTTTTGGTTTTAAACGTGATCGCCGACATCGACAAACTTCCGCAGGTGAATCAAGAATTGGATGCGATCGTAAATTCCACGGAATTCAACGAAGGAAGTCGATACGCCGATTTTAATCCTGGATTGGATACGGTTGCGGCTTACGGAATCGGAGGATTGATTGCAGGAAAGGTATTGGCAAAAGCCGGGATTTTTGCTTTACTCTTAAAATTCTGGAAGGTGATCGCGTTAGCTGTCATCGGAGGTTTCGGAGTGATCAAGAAATTCTTTTTCGGAGAAAAGGAAACTCCCCCGCCAACGGACAATACAACAAATACTTAA
- a CDS encoding tetratricopeptide repeat protein, which produces MSFPTLIRSAIQRENQREFTKAFNLYKEALSFTKSPKTILKIRNRQAWCQYHIGNTRETLNLFHEIITQYPDEPGSYLYYSNYLIKVSNFKQAKKILTKGIALYPDQLELYLTLASLLKDTDRSNEAITVLKQALAQEKLSRGRGILRKDIWAELGHLYYQRGDYNSALVSLKTSMRMDNDENFLHYDMIAQCYLKVADHKNALKFIDLYIQYFGESDSDILIIKARAHAQLGESHLACASLLQAYSMENGLKLNAEDMVDFAPLLQTGFFDTLENVEIEEP; this is translated from the coding sequence GTGAGTTTCCCTACACTGATCAGATCTGCGATTCAGAGGGAGAATCAAAGAGAATTCACCAAAGCATTTAACCTCTACAAAGAGGCCCTCTCATTTACAAAAAGTCCGAAGACGATTCTTAAGATACGAAATCGTCAGGCCTGGTGCCAATATCATATTGGAAACACGAGAGAAACATTAAATCTTTTTCACGAAATCATCACTCAATATCCGGATGAACCGGGAAGTTATCTCTACTATTCGAATTATCTCATCAAGGTGAGTAACTTCAAACAAGCTAAGAAGATTTTGACAAAAGGAATCGCTCTCTATCCGGATCAATTGGAACTTTATCTTACGCTTGCCTCTCTTCTCAAAGATACGGATCGATCCAACGAGGCGATTACGGTTTTAAAACAGGCGCTCGCTCAGGAAAAACTTTCGAGAGGAAGAGGGATTCTTAGAAAGGATATCTGGGCCGAACTCGGACATCTCTATTATCAAAGGGGAGACTATAACTCGGCCCTCGTTTCTCTCAAAACTTCCATGAGAATGGATAACGACGAGAATTTTCTTCATTACGATATGATCGCGCAGTGTTATCTCAAAGTCGCCGATCATAAAAACGCTCTGAAATTCATCGATCTCTATATTCAATATTTCGGAGAATCGGATTCCGATATTTTGATCATCAAGGCGAGGGCACACGCACAACTCGGAGAAAGTCATCTTGCTTGCGCGTCCCTTCTTCAAGCCTATTCGATGGAAAACGGATTAAAACTAAACGCGGAAGATATGGTAGACTTTGCTCCCCTTCTCCAAACCGGATTTTTTGATACATTAGAAAATGTTGAAATAGAAGAGCCTTAG
- a CDS encoding crotonase/enoyl-CoA hydratase family protein, which translates to MKTKFEFFEIVERPEDKTAILYLNRPEKRNAMNWPFWRDLPDAIEEINSNPQIHAFVIAARGKSFSTGLDLESFFEQFGASIQAPLGDDRRKFFDLILRMQKGINAVYNSPKPSIAAVQKHCIGGGLDLISACDIRYATVDASISLREAKVAIVADMGSINRLPSIIGQGHTRELALTGKDIDGPEAERIGLVTKVFETEEEMMSVALATAKEIAENPKLVVSGVKDVMRYSEGKPLEAGLNYVALWNSSFLDSADFRGALQSFKERKRPLYNQN; encoded by the coding sequence ATGAAAACCAAATTCGAATTTTTTGAGATCGTCGAAAGACCTGAAGACAAAACCGCAATTCTCTATTTGAACCGCCCTGAAAAAAGAAACGCAATGAACTGGCCTTTTTGGAGGGATCTACCGGACGCCATTGAGGAAATCAATTCCAACCCACAGATTCACGCATTTGTCATCGCGGCCCGTGGAAAATCGTTTTCTACCGGTTTGGATCTGGAGTCCTTTTTCGAACAATTCGGAGCGTCGATCCAGGCCCCTTTGGGAGACGATCGTAGAAAATTTTTCGACCTCATTCTAAGAATGCAAAAAGGTATCAACGCCGTCTATAATTCTCCAAAACCTTCGATCGCCGCGGTCCAAAAACACTGCATCGGAGGAGGTTTGGATCTCATCTCTGCATGCGATATTCGTTATGCGACGGTCGATGCTTCCATTTCTCTCCGGGAAGCCAAGGTGGCGATCGTTGCCGATATGGGATCCATCAATCGTCTTCCTTCGATCATCGGACAAGGACATACGAGAGAACTCGCTCTTACCGGGAAAGACATCGACGGCCCGGAAGCGGAAAGAATCGGCCTTGTTACGAAGGTTTTTGAAACCGAAGAAGAAATGATGAGCGTGGCTTTGGCGACTGCGAAGGAAATCGCGGAGAATCCGAAGTTGGTCGTTTCCGGAGTAAAAGACGTAATGCGTTATTCGGAAGGAAAACCCTTAGAAGCCGGTCTGAACTACGTGGCGCTTTGGAATTCGAGTTTCTTAGATTCTGCAGATTTTAGAGGAGCGTTGCAATCGTTCAAGGAGCGCAAACGTCCCCTCTACAATCAAAACTGA
- a CDS encoding LIC12628 family protein, translated as MIISWDKIRHQHPKEEWKELLCKVDSSLEERERGEFPRFFRKDFVKEADFSEKRRSSYF; from the coding sequence ATGATCATCAGTTGGGATAAGATTCGACACCAGCATCCGAAGGAAGAATGGAAAGAGCTTCTCTGTAAGGTGGATTCATCCTTGGAAGAAAGAGAGCGAGGGGAGTTCCCGCGTTTTTTCCGAAAAGACTTTGTGAAAGAGGCGGATTTTTCCGAGAAACGAAGGAGTTCCTACTTTTAA
- a CDS encoding histidine kinase dimerization/phosphoacceptor domain -containing protein, whose translation MNMLQKPKILVVEDEIIVAVNLGQKLKKLGYELVGITSSGEEAIQKAEENHPDLVLMDINIEGNLDGIETAEVLRNRFHTPVIYLTAYADENTLDRAKKTQPLGYIVKPFESDQLRSSIEVALYKNEIEQRSKQTEEKLKGALDQLGAGIVTTDENGFLLFMNPAAEKLTGCKYEENLGRPIQDVLHFKNRTGDAVENLVEEVIHSRLPKENGNLILVSKSGILQEVLFQSSPILGTEEKLTGTFNILRTKEQNSTAGEKDTYLKEIHHRIKNNLTIISSIFSLRSGQTNGESNEVLRESQNRLRAVALLHEILYESKDLSSISFELYVKKLTDALFEIYQVNRERVRLELNIQESKVKAEIGMNLALIINELITNSLKHGLADSKAGAIRIHFTRENDMLTLEVSDNGNGLPEESLRNRNPSSLGLSLVESLAKQIGGKVDLLNQEGACVKLRFPASA comes from the coding sequence ATGAATATGCTTCAGAAACCCAAAATTTTGGTCGTTGAGGACGAAATCATCGTCGCTGTCAATCTTGGCCAAAAGCTCAAAAAGTTGGGTTACGAACTCGTCGGAATCACATCCTCCGGGGAAGAGGCCATTCAAAAGGCGGAAGAAAATCATCCGGACCTCGTCCTAATGGACATCAATATCGAGGGGAATCTTGACGGAATCGAGACCGCAGAAGTCCTTCGAAATCGCTTTCATACCCCCGTTATCTATCTTACCGCCTATGCAGACGAAAATACCTTGGACCGTGCAAAAAAAACGCAACCCCTCGGATATATCGTAAAGCCCTTTGAATCGGATCAACTCCGTTCTTCCATTGAAGTTGCACTTTATAAAAACGAAATCGAACAGAGATCCAAACAGACCGAGGAAAAACTGAAAGGCGCCTTAGATCAACTCGGCGCTGGAATCGTCACGACCGACGAAAACGGATTTCTTCTTTTTATGAATCCCGCGGCGGAAAAACTTACCGGCTGTAAATACGAAGAAAACCTTGGAAGACCGATCCAAGATGTTTTGCATTTTAAGAATAGAACCGGAGATGCAGTTGAGAATTTGGTGGAAGAAGTGATCCATTCTCGCCTACCGAAAGAGAATGGAAATCTTATCCTAGTTTCTAAAAGCGGAATTCTCCAAGAAGTCCTTTTCCAGAGCTCTCCCATCCTAGGAACCGAAGAAAAACTTACCGGGACCTTTAATATCCTAAGAACAAAAGAGCAGAATAGCACCGCCGGCGAAAAAGACACTTATCTGAAAGAAATTCATCATAGAATCAAAAACAATCTTACGATCATCTCTTCCATCTTCAGCCTTCGTTCCGGTCAGACGAACGGAGAATCAAATGAAGTCTTACGGGAAAGCCAAAATCGTTTGAGAGCGGTTGCCCTTCTCCATGAAATTCTTTACGAGAGCAAGGATCTTTCTTCGATCAGTTTCGAACTCTATGTAAAAAAACTCACCGATGCCCTTTTTGAAATCTATCAAGTAAACAGAGAAAGGGTTCGCCTTGAATTGAATATTCAAGAATCCAAGGTGAAAGCGGAAATCGGAATGAATCTGGCTTTGATCATCAACGAACTCATCACAAATTCCTTAAAACATGGACTTGCGGATTCAAAGGCGGGTGCGATTCGAATTCATTTTACCAGAGAGAATGATATGCTGACTCTGGAAGTTTCGGATAACGGAAACGGACTTCCGGAAGAATCTTTAAGAAATCGAAATCCGAGTTCTCTTGGCCTTTCCTTAGTCGAATCTCTCGCGAAACAAATCGGAGGAAAAGTCGACCTTCTCAATCAAGAAGGGGCTTGTGTAAAACTCCGTTTCCCGGCTTCCGCCTAA
- a CDS encoding MarR family winged helix-turn-helix transcriptional regulator: MDDFQIEKTLGYRINRCAIVMKQALQERFASAGFTITPEEWILLNRLWENDKMTQNELSQKTIKDKTTVTRFLNDMEKDGLIRRVTSTADRRNNHVHLTAKGRSLKEKLIPIAKSVLADSVAGLDTKALEITLNSLMEIEKNMTKSRTTE, from the coding sequence ATGGATGACTTTCAAATCGAAAAGACCTTAGGGTATCGAATCAATCGATGCGCGATCGTAATGAAACAAGCTTTGCAAGAGCGATTTGCAAGCGCTGGCTTCACGATTACTCCTGAAGAATGGATTCTTTTAAACCGTCTTTGGGAGAATGACAAAATGACCCAGAACGAATTATCTCAGAAAACCATAAAAGACAAAACTACGGTAACTCGGTTTCTAAACGATATGGAGAAAGATGGGTTGATACGGCGAGTTACTTCGACCGCCGATCGACGAAACAATCATGTTCATCTTACTGCGAAAGGTCGAAGCCTAAAAGAAAAACTGATTCCTATCGCAAAATCAGTGTTAGCTGATTCTGTTGCGGGTCTGGATACGAAGGCATTGGAGATCACTCTAAATTCTCTTATGGAAATTGAAAAAAATATGACTAAATCGAGAACAACTGAATGA
- a CDS encoding alpha/beta hydrolase, protein MKHTITSFLFLVLLIGNCKTPTIEELIDQRLIKSYDQTETLNLYYATIRTQNPDAQIGCNDSYFLTNGSKDLKTGYCIVNVPANHEVGALPSGLGSRETLFQFLGHKAFEKQENFLEDLKKDPFDEVLVFVHGFNVRFEEAILRGGQIRYDLKFPGKIVIFSWPAGSEGGLLNQVLVKGTYEKNLLSARSSREEFKNFLKSLQSLGKKVHLIVHSMGHQVVLPALAEIGKETKEPILKELILNAPDFDSGEFRLMTDKLSKTAKRITLYCSPGDSALQASATVNQGGRLGSCSLVPGIDVINVNPVDSSFVSMGHGYYSSKPILTDIYQILLGVKAEKRLFIRKSSGSENFVLRN, encoded by the coding sequence ATGAAACATACGATCACGTCATTTTTATTTCTCGTCCTTCTGATCGGAAATTGTAAAACGCCTACGATCGAAGAGCTCATCGATCAAAGATTGATCAAATCATACGATCAAACGGAAACTCTAAACCTTTACTATGCTACGATAAGAACTCAAAATCCGGACGCGCAGATCGGATGCAACGATTCTTATTTTCTCACGAACGGAAGCAAAGACCTCAAAACGGGATATTGTATCGTAAACGTTCCTGCAAATCACGAAGTCGGAGCTCTTCCGAGCGGACTAGGAAGTAGAGAAACTCTATTTCAATTTCTGGGTCACAAGGCATTTGAAAAACAGGAAAACTTTTTAGAAGATTTGAAAAAAGATCCCTTCGACGAAGTACTCGTATTCGTCCACGGATTCAACGTTCGTTTTGAAGAAGCGATTCTGAGAGGAGGACAAATTCGATACGATCTCAAGTTTCCGGGTAAAATAGTGATCTTTAGCTGGCCAGCCGGGAGCGAGGGGGGACTTCTCAATCAAGTTCTTGTAAAAGGAACATACGAGAAAAATCTTCTGTCCGCGAGAAGTTCGAGAGAAGAATTTAAGAATTTCCTAAAGTCCTTACAATCTCTCGGTAAAAAAGTTCACCTAATCGTTCACTCGATGGGACATCAGGTTGTTTTACCTGCGTTAGCCGAAATTGGTAAGGAAACAAAAGAACCCATCTTGAAAGAATTGATTCTCAACGCACCGGATTTTGATTCCGGAGAATTCAGGTTGATGACGGACAAACTCTCCAAGACCGCAAAAAGAATCACTCTCTATTGTTCTCCGGGAGACAGCGCGCTTCAAGCCTCGGCGACCGTAAATCAAGGTGGAAGATTGGGATCTTGTAGTCTCGTTCCCGGAATCGACGTCATCAACGTAAATCCCGTGGATTCTTCTTTTGTTTCGATGGGACACGGATACTATTCTTCCAAACCGATCCTCACGGACATTTATCAAATCCTTCTGGGGGTGAAGGCGGAAAAAAGACTCTTCATTCGGAAGTCTTCCGGGAGCGAAAACTTCGTTTTGAGAAATTAA
- a CDS encoding M23 family metallopeptidase, which translates to MIFKKPRQLTAGKELLRTDNFTLIYLGAFHFHYSFYFRGNLYHGNLDFRRKKFRLIPIFASLALFLAFLGFGMNPSSAMMDSTGHEITENDSEDLKAKSGDEKFLEESEKAKLTILMAKELKNPSEKKKQLKVTTYRVKRNETLAEIATRFKVSMESIAGSSNIRIDDTLYPGQILSIPNKQGLLYKMKTGETMAKVASLYKVNLDEIMLENKLDDLDILRPGQKIFLPGAVIPDPTPKWVIPVASRIVTSNFGFRTFPRRKFHEGLDLKAFYEPIAAARNGKVIYAGWMGGYGNVVVIEHTDDFKTLYAHNSKLFVQRGDYVLAGKKIARSGSTGYSFGPHLHFEVIKNGQPVNPSKYLKGLTFRKGGPTH; encoded by the coding sequence ATGATCTTTAAAAAGCCCAGACAACTGACCGCGGGAAAGGAACTCCTTCGGACAGACAATTTCACCCTGATCTATCTGGGCGCTTTTCACTTTCACTATTCATTCTATTTTAGAGGGAATCTCTATCACGGAAATCTGGATTTCAGAAGAAAGAAATTCAGACTGATTCCGATCTTCGCGTCCCTCGCGTTATTCCTGGCCTTCTTAGGATTCGGAATGAACCCAAGTAGCGCGATGATGGATTCTACCGGACATGAAATTACGGAGAATGATTCCGAGGATTTGAAGGCAAAATCCGGCGATGAAAAATTCTTAGAAGAATCCGAAAAAGCAAAACTTACGATTCTTATGGCGAAGGAATTGAAAAATCCTTCCGAAAAAAAGAAACAACTTAAGGTCACGACCTATCGGGTCAAAAGAAATGAAACATTAGCCGAAATAGCGACTCGTTTTAAGGTTTCTATGGAATCGATCGCGGGTTCCTCAAACATCAGAATCGACGACACGTTGTATCCCGGACAAATATTAAGCATTCCTAACAAACAAGGTCTACTCTATAAGATGAAAACGGGCGAGACGATGGCGAAGGTCGCAAGTCTTTACAAAGTCAACTTAGACGAGATCATGTTGGAAAACAAATTAGACGATCTTGATATTCTAAGACCCGGTCAAAAGATATTTCTGCCCGGAGCGGTCATTCCGGATCCGACTCCGAAATGGGTGATCCCGGTCGCTTCGAGAATCGTAACTTCCAATTTCGGATTTAGAACTTTCCCGAGAAGGAAGTTTCACGAAGGCCTCGACCTAAAAGCGTTCTACGAACCGATCGCCGCCGCAAGAAACGGAAAAGTAATCTACGCGGGATGGATGGGCGGTTACGGAAACGTCGTCGTGATCGAACACACGGACGATTTCAAAACTCTCTACGCTCACAATTCTAAACTCTTCGTTCAGAGAGGGGATTACGTTTTGGCCGGGAAAAAAATCGCGAGATCCGGTTCGACCGGATATTCTTTCGGTCCTCACCTTCACTTCGAAGTGATCAAGAACGGGCAACCGGTCAATCCTTCCAAATATCTCAAAGGCCTTACGTTTCGAAAGGGCGGCCCGACACACTGA
- a CDS encoding bactofilin family protein: MAIGKENNNSVIGPGSIFEGKFYIAGSLRIDGKFEGEIKTDDTLYIGETGKVRTNIAAREVTVSGTMIGNIKAENEVRLEETGRLLGDITAPALHLAKGVVAKGNITITGGQKKDVKKIVEESFGGTRTLDNGKDE; encoded by the coding sequence ATGGCCATCGGCAAGGAAAATAATAACAGCGTAATCGGTCCCGGGTCCATTTTTGAAGGGAAATTTTATATCGCAGGTTCTCTCCGTATTGACGGAAAATTCGAAGGAGAGATCAAAACCGATGATACTCTCTACATCGGAGAAACCGGAAAAGTAAGAACGAATATCGCGGCTCGCGAAGTGACCGTTTCCGGAACGATGATCGGAAACATCAAAGCGGAAAACGAAGTTCGTCTCGAAGAAACCGGAAGACTTTTAGGCGATATCACTGCTCCTGCTCTTCATTTGGCAAAAGGTGTGGTCGCAAAAGGAAACATCACGATCACCGGCGGACAAAAGAAAGACGTGAAAAAAATCGTGGAAGAATCTTTTGGTGGAACCCGCACCCTGGACAACGGAAAGGACGAATAA
- a CDS encoding penicillin-binding protein 1A — MKHEPVSYLSRFFVIHFRDRILQKVLNSPDPIKQLAKLCAGLLFLNGFLFVFSIKDLWRVPESNQYEKPSVLYGLNDKNEYEPIAEFYRFSRVVLNIKELPPEEDGKPNKLIRSFVSTEDNNFYSHWGLDLRGIFRAFMVNVLAGRIKEGASTITQQVARLRFLNTERSFLRKAREAWLALLLEAVFDKDTLMEIYLNEIPLGHGTIGVGAAARFYFRKDVKDLSWGESALLASLTTRPTEFSPLVNPNSSSAKVRVVFKKFVENGILDIKTAEKEYDAFSEYYITLNRSPNDSAFGDRLNRFPYFTEYVRKNLTRYIPKTTLYSGGLKIYSTLNIQHQTQAEKALYAGLKNQTAQSNQRTFTKIDAFDDAYGEIYDILAMIHDVPEFKFKISRSIRTFNRAWQEDLRDELSALNLLSGTETLGEAIEWSYRSQQTEDFLLPVEGALISMRPDTGYITAMVGGSGFRSDNQQIRAFQAYRQPGSAFKPLVYAAAMEYYNQHPDPKKNVTAASLFSDSPLQYVLEDGDEWNPSNYTGEYSGFIRLREALELSRNSVAVRVLEHTGISNLMPFLEKILQIENRSIPRNYSISLGTFEVSPYELAKAYAVLASGGKQVYPLSVLYVEDASGTIIRDFREEASKIERKQVLSPEVCFILTSMMEDVIKKGTGTGASSYGLSRPAAGKTGTTNNFRDAWFAGYTGELVSVVWIGYDTGTLSMGRGMSGGVVAAPIWGRFMSNALSKEKSKGFHFGETGVVRRQICSISGKLPGSHCNQTEEEYFTKDTVPKEVCDDHRGSGYTPEPDPTPPSSQTKVKKKQKTNIFQGDDDLIR; from the coding sequence ATGAAACACGAACCAGTCAGTTATCTTTCTCGTTTTTTTGTGATCCACTTCCGAGATAGAATTCTTCAAAAAGTTCTAAACTCGCCCGATCCGATCAAACAACTCGCCAAACTCTGCGCGGGACTTCTCTTTCTCAACGGATTTCTTTTCGTCTTTTCGATCAAGGATCTCTGGAGAGTTCCCGAATCCAATCAATACGAAAAACCTTCCGTTCTCTACGGACTCAACGACAAGAACGAATACGAACCGATCGCGGAGTTCTATCGTTTTTCGCGGGTCGTTTTAAACATCAAAGAACTTCCTCCGGAGGAAGACGGAAAACCGAACAAGCTCATTCGAAGTTTTGTTTCCACCGAAGATAACAATTTTTATTCTCATTGGGGACTCGATCTTCGGGGAATTTTCCGCGCGTTTATGGTCAACGTTCTCGCGGGAAGAATCAAGGAAGGAGCCTCCACGATTACACAACAGGTCGCACGCCTTCGCTTCTTAAACACCGAACGTTCTTTCTTGCGGAAAGCAAGAGAAGCCTGGCTCGCACTCCTTCTCGAAGCGGTCTTCGACAAAGACACTCTGATGGAAATCTATCTCAACGAAATTCCATTAGGGCACGGAACGATCGGAGTCGGAGCGGCCGCAAGATTCTACTTTCGAAAGGACGTAAAGGATTTGAGTTGGGGAGAATCCGCCCTTCTTGCCAGCTTGACCACAAGACCGACTGAATTTTCTCCTTTGGTAAACCCGAATTCCTCCAGCGCGAAAGTGAGGGTCGTCTTTAAGAAGTTCGTGGAAAACGGAATTCTCGACATCAAAACCGCAGAGAAAGAATACGATGCGTTTTCCGAATATTACATAACTCTAAACCGATCTCCGAACGACTCCGCCTTCGGAGATCGTCTCAATCGTTTTCCTTATTTTACGGAATACGTTCGTAAGAATCTAACTCGATACATTCCGAAAACGACGCTCTACAGCGGCGGTCTCAAGATCTATTCTACCTTAAACATTCAACACCAGACACAAGCCGAAAAGGCGTTGTATGCGGGTTTGAAAAATCAAACGGCTCAATCCAATCAGAGAACGTTTACAAAGATCGACGCCTTCGACGACGCCTACGGAGAGATCTACGATATTCTCGCGATGATCCACGACGTTCCCGAATTTAAGTTTAAGATTTCTAGATCGATCCGAACCTTCAATCGCGCTTGGCAAGAAGACCTAAGAGACGAACTGAGCGCTCTCAATCTTTTGAGCGGAACCGAAACCTTAGGAGAAGCGATCGAGTGGAGTTACAGAAGTCAACAGACCGAAGACTTTCTTCTTCCGGTCGAAGGAGCCTTGATCTCGATGCGACCCGATACGGGTTATATCACGGCGATGGTCGGAGGCTCCGGCTTTCGATCGGACAACCAGCAGATCCGCGCGTTCCAAGCGTACAGACAACCGGGCTCCGCGTTCAAACCTCTCGTCTACGCCGCGGCGATGGAATACTACAACCAACATCCGGATCCAAAGAAGAATGTGACCGCGGCTTCTCTCTTTTCCGATTCTCCGCTTCAATACGTATTAGAAGACGGTGATGAATGGAACCCTTCCAATTACACGGGAGAATATTCAGGATTCATAAGACTCAGAGAAGCTCTGGAACTTTCCAGAAACAGCGTCGCGGTTCGTGTCTTGGAACATACGGGTATCAGCAACCTGATGCCGTTCTTGGAAAAAATCCTTCAGATCGAAAACAGATCGATTCCAAGAAACTATTCGATCTCGTTGGGAACGTTTGAAGTTTCTCCTTACGAACTCGCAAAGGCTTACGCGGTCCTTGCTTCCGGAGGGAAACAAGTATATCCGTTGAGCGTTCTTTACGTGGAAGACGCATCCGGAACGATCATTCGAGACTTTCGGGAAGAAGCGAGTAAGATCGAAAGAAAACAAGTCCTTTCTCCCGAGGTATGTTTTATTCTTACTTCGATGATGGAAGACGTGATCAAAAAAGGAACCGGAACCGGAGCATCTTCTTACGGACTTTCACGACCTGCGGCGGGAAAGACGGGAACGACGAATAACTTTCGGGACGCTTGGTTCGCGGGTTATACGGGCGAACTCGTGAGCGTTGTTTGGATCGGCTATGATACGGGAACTCTTTCGATGGGTAGAGGAATGTCGGGTGGGGTCGTCGCGGCTCCGATCTGGGGAAGATTTATGTCCAACGCACTTTCCAAAGAAAAGTCCAAGGGATTTCATTTCGGAGAAACGGGCGTGGTTCGAAGACAGATTTGTTCGATCTCCGGTAAACTTCCAGGTTCACATTGTAATCAAACGGAAGAAGAATACTTTACGAAAGATACGGTTCCGAAAGAGGTTTGCGACGATCACAGAGGCTCCGGTTATACTCCCGAGCCGGATCCAACGCCGCCTTCCAGTCAGACAAAAGTAAAAAAGAAGCAGAAAACCAATATTTTCCAGGGCGACGATGATCTGATTCGGTAA